The nucleotide window aataggccttctgcagttacctttgttcttatgttcttgttgttcttatgttctctgttTTGTTGATTTTGTATCCACAGAGTATTTTCTTTGTCGCTTTTCATCGTCTGGCATTTTACTTGTATCACTTGCTGACCTTCTCACCCCCATACACTTCAGTGTAGAATCTTCAGGTAGTATGAAGGTATGAAAGGTATTTCTTATTTGCTTTTACAAGATATAGTATTCTCTGTTTTGGCTAAATTAGttgaaattaaaataagtttattgaggtataaattatacaaaaagggatgaggtagctcaagctattctcaccccgttcagtactgtgttcatatatatacagtactgtatatatactgtgtatgtatgtatgtgtgtgtatgtgtatgtatatacatatatatatatatatatatatatatatatatatatatatatatatatatatataatatatatatatatatatataaatatatatatatatatatatattatatatatatatatatatatatatatatatatatattatatatatatatgtcgtacctagtagccagaactcacttctcagccaactattcaaggcccgatttgcctaataagccaagttttcctgaattaatatatttactataatttttttcttatgaaatgataaagcaacccttttctctatgtatgaggtcaatttttttttattggagttaaaattaacgtagatatatgaccgaacctaaccaaccctacctaacctaacctaacctatatttataggtaaggttaggttaggtagccaaaaaaagctaggttaggttaggttaggtaggttaggtagacgaaaaaacattaattcatgaaaacttggcttattaggcaaatcgggccttgaatagtaggctgagaagtgcgttctggctattaggtacgacatatatatatatatatatatatatatatatatataatatatatatatatatatatatatataatatatataatatatatattatatataatatatatatatatatatatataatatatataatatatatatatatatatataatatatatatatatatatatatatataatatatatatatatatatatatatatatatatatatatatatatatatatatatatatatatatatatatataatgtaacacACATACATCACAATCAATCAATATATTCTGattgataaacatatacatttctcaaATTAGTTTGTGATACTTTAGCGTCTTTAAAGTTAAATAACCATTTAACTgtagcctgacagctgggtggacagcgcttcggattcgtagtcctgaggttccgggtttgatccccggtggaggcggagacaaataggcaaaatgtttctttcaccctgatgtccctgttacttagcagtaaataggtacctgggagttagacagctgctacgggctgcttcctggcgggagtgtaacaaaaaggagccctggtcgaggaccgggccgcggggacgctaagccccaaaatcatctcaagataactcaagatagccGGGCATGTGAATGTGTTAAATACTCAGTACAATTATACAATACAGTATATCCATTAATTTTCAGCAGAAGGGTGTATTATCTACACTGATATTAATATACTCAATAAGCTGCACTTTTCACAGAGTAAAAATCGAGTATGAAAGTTCACAAATTTTGGTTGTTATGCACATTTTATGAAGGGAAAGTACAAGTATTATTTACTTCACTTCCTTAGGCTTATACAGGTAATGCAGCACACTTGGTAGTCTCAAGCTCTCGGGTCTACGCCAGCCTTCATAATTTCTAATTTTCCACGTCGGATGTGCTTTATTCCCCACTGTTGCTTGCCGTCTCTTGCACGGCTATTTTGGCCCGAGAGGATGACGGATTAAAACAGGTTGTCTTGGTTGTCCCAGTTAGCACCACCACTGGGTTGAAAGTAAAGAGGGTATCTTCATTATCTAATTTATTTTCATTGGCCACACTAACCCTGCAGCAGCATGTGGTGGTAATGTACACATTTTTGTCAACCTCCACATTATCTTTGCATTAGcttatttttgtttaatttttcttATTTGTGTAAGCGGGAAATAATTTCAGGGATTTAGTGTGAACATGTACAGTACTTAATTTACTTTTTTAAGTGCCATATATCAGCCTTTAGGATAAATTTACAACATTAATAATATATTTCTCATTAATTTATTTGCAAAAGTATATACAAGCAAAATTTTAGTacagtattgtattataaatGGAAATATTTTTGAAAACTATTTTGATTTGAGAACCCATTTGTGATAATGGCTGTATATTGCTGTACTGTAtattaaaggaatatatttatcACTTTACTTTTATTATTCCAAATGGTTTATTTCTAAACACACAGTATCTTTTTTTATATTAGATGGAATATATTGTCTAAATATGAAGAAACGTGTAACATTTGCTATAAGAAAATCTAATTATTTGGTCGTAAATAGTTTAGATAAAGGCCAAATGTGCAGAAATCCTAAATGTTAGCAAATTAGAAATGAAATTGCCTGGATTTTGGAGGTGTTGCTATTTACTAGATTAACATCATGGAATATATACAATCTACTCATTCTCTATTGCCTTGATTTACATGTTTCCAGTGTTATGAAGTTGCTTGTCTCCAAACACTAGAAAGCTATCAATGTTCTCAGTTgactaaaaaaatatttatagGTTTTTTGCAAAATGTTATATTCAGTGATACTGGAATAGATACTATATATGCAATACCCATTGATATTGGGTATTGTAGATATAAAtccatggaacagcctacccgccgaagctgtaaatgccaaaactctcataacttttaaagtacaattgaaaaagatcataaaggcaaatgggggaccttcgacaagccgccaacttcctgtccttgtcgaggccactagtgttagtggctctcaggtaaactatatttaaataaaaaaaattggttgGAATTTTGTCGCACATCCAAGTGTCAATACACCCTGACGCTTGTCAACAGATGGCAAGACATTACCCATTTGTAAGGGAATTTAGCTAGTAAAACCATGTTTTCGGCTATATTCTACATCCCCTTCTTTCCATACTACTGGTAAAACACTAGCATAAGGTAATATTAAGTAGCTGGCTTCTGGGTTAATAGGCTCTGCGAGTGTCTGGAGAGAGGTGCCTGTTTCCTCTATTTCTGGTGGATCATTCCTCAGGAGTCATTGAGTATTGAGACATGGCAGCAGCACTCATATGCCAACATTCTTCAGTTGTTTTTGTATTGTTTTGTGACATTTTCTTTGTCGTTTCTCATGTCCGGAGACTAAGAACTAACTGCATTCACCGAATTATTCCTTGGTAACTATACTGTTATGGTATGAAATTAATTTGCTTCTGAGTGATGATTTATGgcttgggaaccattcaagctttCTCTCACAGCAACTAAAATTTGATGATAGAAAAGTAACTGATTTTCTTAAGAATTATGCACTAAATCATAGAATAAATATTAAAACATTAATTATTCTAACAGGTTTCCATTAGATACCTTTCATGTTACAATTTATTTTGAGATGGAGGTACATTTGTGTGTTTTAAGCCTTGTGCCTCACTGTCCATAAGAAGTAGTTGGGCATACTGTTGCCCAACTTTACTCATCCAGAGTTTATTATTAACCACTATATCTGACATACAGTCTGTCAAGTGCTTTACAAACACCTTTTTCCCAAAAAATGCCTGTTATCTAATTTGGGCTAGTTCGGATAAAAAGCTTGGATAACTGGTGGGGCGGGCATTCTGAATAAAGATGTGCAGTAAAGATGGAACTAGTTTGTCCAGTGACCATACACAGTGCCAATTGAGCACTGTTTATACACTAATGGATGGTTCAGAAGCTTTAAACTCTGCCATAGCATTAGGTACATTAGAGTACATGGTGAAAGGCAGTCTGCTGAGGTTACCTCATCACCATTAATCTCCACTAATCAACTCAACATTatcatcatccaccaccaccttttcTATCTAAATAACAATGCTCCATCAACTATAATCTTTAAGTTAAGAAGTGGATCAGAACTTATACTGGTGATGATAAACAAAATACTCAAATTTCTGCAACAAAATTGTCAGTTTTTTCCCGTAGCTTTTCAGGATGATGTACCACTTATCCGAACACAACAGGTTATCCGTTCAGTCAGTTCCGAGGGGGTTTGGAAGGCACGTGGCTAACTGTACCAGATAATTCATTTTGTCAGTGACAGCCTGTGTACATATGTACATTAGGATAATATTAAAGTACCCCCATGGTCAACTACCGACCCTCCcttggatgcaaccccacaacaagctaactcctaggtacctattaactgctaggtgaacagaggcattaggtaatAAGAAAaatacccaaccatttctgtcccacccacgATTCCCAATTGCGAGTCGAAAACAAACCCAATTGTACTACAGAGATCCTGATTTCTATAGGCCTGTGGGTGTCTGGAGAAAGGTGTCCATTACCCCTATTACTGATGGCTCATTCTCATAATTCATTCTTAGTTATTAAGTGATCATGATTTTGTTGCTAGCCACAGTGCTGGTGAAAGGAGCAAGTTTTGCAACCACAATCTATACATTCTCATGAGAGAATATGATACTAGTGTTATAGTCTTGATTTTGCTAAAATTGTTGGTCCTGCTGAGAGCAGGGGTGTTGGTGCGATCACAGCAGCACCACCTACTGCAAATAGCTCTTGTATGAGGAAATGGCGAAGATTGTGTAATgtgtcttattttgattatgtcgCTATTAGTGGCACAGGATTTTGTTAGTGATGACACCTGTGAATTATATTATTAACAAGCATACTTTGATGAAACATTAATTAAATATGATGAAAGGGATATGAATAATCTGCAATATATGTTATGCAGTCAAAAAATACTCACATTCATGTATGCAATGGTAAAaataatgtactgtactgtactgtgaaGGACACTGGCATTTCTGGCActggttatcttaaggttatcattATGGTAATAATGATATAGTACTGTATCACTCATAGCAGTACATTGTAAGTAATTATAGGAATCAAGTTGCTATTGTGTAATTTCTTATGCaaggaataatatataaaaaaatttacaGCATGAAATGAGCTGACATTGGGGGAGCAAGAATACCTTCATTATCATGCAATCAAACCATATATATTTTAGCATTTTAAATTCGATTTTgtttaataaattataaattgtCATATCTATTTTAAATCTAACAATAAGAAGTAAAGCACAACTTAAAACAATTCTTCAGTTTATGAGGCAAACAGAAAGACATGTTTTAATATAGTAATTTTTACCAAAAAAACGATGGGcacatttaataattataaattgccACCAGTAAATGGTAAGGACAAACAAAATTACAAAAATTTTCTGTCTCCAGAAGAAAATCTGTCATTAAGCTTCCGGGCCTTCTTTAAGATGTTGCTTTTTTGGGCATCATCAAATTTATTCACGTGTAGGTCGTCGTCTCGACTGAAGGGACGTCTCTCCTTTGGTCCAGATGCATCTTGTGTTTCCTGGTAAGCAATAATATATACCTCATTATCCAGTGAACTTAGCTTACCTAgtttgacaaatttaattttattataaaaatGCCTTAAGGTAATGAAAGTACTCTAGTGAAAAATACACTAGGGTAAAGATTAGTTACACTTAACCTTTTGAGGCACTTTTAAAGCATGTTTATAAAGTTAGTTAAATGTGAAAGCTGCACAATAaaagatgatatttttttaactaaaaaaaaaatgaaactaGAGAGTGAGTCAGGGAAGGAAAGTGACTGATGTATTGAATACTTTGGTTAGAAAGAGCAAAACAAAAGGTTGAACAAAGGAGTGATATTGCCTCTTATgaatacatcacacacacactagtgtggcatgaatgcaaaaaaaaaaaaaaaaattacagcagTATAAGTAGATAATCTCAGAAGCATGCATGATGTTTTGGGAACATATAGAATAAAGAATTAAAATGTCATAGAAGATGTTGAGTATTAAGAAAGGTAAAACACATCCTTGGGAAGAATGATTGGAATAGAAACATGTTGCTCACACTGAACGAATGGATACATTGAAGAAGAGTATAAAACACATCTTTGGGAAGAATGATTCGATTAGAAACGGGTTGCTCACACTGAACAAATGGATACATTGAAGAAGAAGAGTGTATCTGAGAGTTGGGCAACATGACGATTGACTGAGGTAGCTAGGCGGCAACTGTTTGAGAAGCGGgagaatgcatttcatttgtatttgacaaGTTACATTGAGCACTGTACACCTGGTCTTTAGAAAACTGTGGTGCTGATGTAATttgctgttgggtggtggtgctgatttTCTATAGAATATAAAATACAGTCAATAAGTATAACATAATATACGAAAGCTTTCACCTTTTCCTATAGTTTCTTTTTAGGGGGGGGTCAAACTAATGCCTCCCCATCCCGAGAGAGTTGGAAAGAGGTTAATGTTGATGATGATGTAAGGAAGTCCACAAAACAAATAGATTGTCAAATAATGTTTGAACCAAAGACATTATATGAAAGTGAATTTTGTGTTGATAACGAAATCTAAAAATGTTAGTATATCATATTGTATTTGTAGTTTTAACAAGGTGATGTTGGTGCTTTCATATTTCTGTTCTGATCATAATGAGATATTTTATACAATACAAACACACCCACCCAAAAAATTACTCTCATTCATTCAGTTCCATAGACTATTTGTGTATAGTGCTCCATACACAAGAATAACTAGATAAGAACTATTTAGTGCAGCAGCTTATATGCAAGAACAAAAATGATGTGTACAATATACCTTCATTTTCTTCTGGTGTAAATCTATAAGTGGCTTTGCTCTTTTACTTTTGTTGTACTCGTTCACTTTTTCAGAAAGTTCTATATCACGCTTACTGCTTGCAATAAGCTCAGGGGTCAGTTCCTGTTGTCCTTCTACACCcatctgaaaaaaaaaaatatcctgCATTACGTTTTAAATATAAAATACTGTACTTATAAAAACTTGAGAGGTGCTGTATACAGAACTTAAATGTTTCAAGAATGCATACCCAACTGAATGATGCAGAAACTGAAAGCAAACaggaatatttttttatatagtatAGCCAACCCAGtacaataataaaatatattttgtaGATTGAAAAATACTATACAAAAGTTTTATTTGTTAAGTTAAAGAAAATATGGTATGAAGATAAACTAAAACAAAATAGTGTGACATATGCTTCACTGCCTTTGAGTTTAACTTCTGTATTTGTATACATTAATAACTATGCTGTTAaacataaattatatttttaagcAAACAATATGCAGTGTTTTGGGAAGTAAATTTCATTAAATTATGGGCAGAACTATTGAGAGGTTCTTCTTAACCTGTGTACAACATCCTGCTTTTCACAGAAAACACAACACCATGTCTGAAATTATCAATACAACAATGTGAAAAAGATATTTATAAATGAGAAAATACAAATTTATAAAAAGAGAAACTAAAAGATATTAATTATATATTCTTTTAACCCTACCACTGCACTAGCTGACATATcaaggggtgtggtggtgcatcAGCCGACATATGATTATGTTAGTATATCGTAAGATTCGAACCTCCCATGTATATAAGGGGGCACACATTTGCTTCCTCAGATCTCCAATAACCATCCCCCATCTTGGAAAAAACATCCCAAGTCCCCCTACTTTCCTTTCATGGGCTTGGTAGCGTGTTCTAAGTTACTAAGGCCTATGAAACATTCCTAAGGCCATGACTTTAGGAATGAGTAGGGCAGCCATACTTTGAGCCACTGAAATGTTCACAGCAGCAAGTGAGTGATTACCATTATATATTTCAGGCAAAATGTGTGCTACGTCTAATTATAACATTTaggcttatatattatatattagtatgaATAAATTTATgcacatatatacagtatatctgtGTACAGCATATGTATATTTTCAAAATTATACATAATGAACACCATCTTTGACACATAGATACAACTTAGAGTGagaaaacaaaataaataaagtgtgaaatatTGAAAACAAATTAACACAGTTATTCCCATGTGGTAACtctcctaattaaaaaaaaaatgcaacttCTCCAGGCATCTACGGTTAAACTCCAAGAGATAGAGACTTTTTACTTGGATTTTCATGCTTCCTGGGTGCTAATGAACAATACACAAAGAACAAATACTGTTTTGTAACGATTCATTTTTGTCGCACCATGGGAATGtcattaacccctgcactgcacacCTTTTATAAAGTCCAATTTacagataaaatatatatttcaatTACAGTCACTTGAGGAAAGTATCCCAGTCCCCTATTCCAGGTATGTATAGACTACCTTAAATTCAAATAATATTTAAAGGTATTCTTAATACACATGCCTTCCctacctaccctccctccctctgtctgaATAGTTCAAAGTATGTGGAGATAGTAAAATAGGGAGTGTGGGGTTGGTTGTCTGCGAGGGGTAGTCAGGTAGGATGAGGCAGATGCgggcagcaggtgatggttattacattggtaggtggttgaaatttgTGATTTGGGTATATACCTAGGTGGTATGTTGGGGTGAGTGGAATGGATGTGTGGatgctatgtgcactggtgtcacataTTTCAGAAATGTTTTGACATGTGGTATTGTAGAAGGTCTtgatgaggatgtgtgtgtgtgatttgtaAGTAGATATGAGTGGGTGGGTGCTGTGTGCACTGATAATGAGGCTAAGATGGGGGTGAACTGAAGCTGACGTATGTACCTTTCTGACATGAGGCTTTCCTTCTCTATGTGCAGCTGGGTTCCACCAATGCCACCCACTCTTGCTTCattcgcgcgcgtgcgtgcgtgcgtgcgtgcgtgcgtgcgtgcgtgtgtgtgtgtgtgtgtgtgtgtgtgtgtgtgtgtgtgtgtgtgtgtgtgtgtgtgtgtaattacctaagtgtaattacctaagtgtagttacaggatgagagctacgctcgtggtgtcccgtcttcccagcactctttgtcatataacgctttgaaactactgacggtcttggcctccaccaccttctcacttaacttgttccaaccgtctaccactctatttgcgaaggtgaattttcttatatttcttcggcatctgtgtttagctagtttaaatctatgacctcttgttcttgaaattccaggtctcaggaagtcttccctgtcgattttatcaattcctgtaactattttgtatgtagtgatcatatcacctctttttcttctgtcttctagttttggcatatttaatgcttctaacctctcctcgtagctcttgcccttcagttctgggagccacttagtagtgtGGAGGGGGGAGTGTTTATGCAAAGAATATGAGagagaatgggccaataggccctctgcagttcctactaCTAGCCCCTCTACTTTACCTTACTgtactttgctcctcatctctcgtgcctatttattgcctgtctctacttcctcatcacaatcgacttgagaatggtccaggacggaccgaaacgttgtcgtcccttcacattctagtgtgtggtctggtcatcatgatAGAGAAAATGGGCACCGACACAGGAAACACAgtgtaaacaacacaactcatcaGTTACTACTAGACTAAGGAGTCAGCCACATCCATGGTTCCCTCAGGACCTGAGTGGATACACAAGTGCATAGAGAGAATGCATGCTATATAATAAGGAAaactatatttaatttttttatatacagtAGATATTTGAAACAATATTAGGCATTGCTCTTATGAATACTGAGAAGCAAGAATATACAAAAGTCTTCGTTAATGTGATGAGCAAATCAAACTGTATAACCTTTCACAAATCTTTCAAATActctttaaaaatttaaattcttAAAATTtctacacagattgcctcgtgagtCATGGAGGCCCAGAGACGACAGCCCAACTAATTAAACACACACTGTAGGAATTTGTCTAGTTCCCTTGACTTGATAAAATTTATATCCTTGTTCTAATCTTATTTCTTACACTTACTGCTGTTTGAATGGTATGTTTATACTTGTAGCACCACTATTTTATAACTGGGTTTATCCTAAACGTTTTATGTGGCTGCCTGGAAGGGGCTGAGAAGTCTTGCTAGGATTATACAAGAAACAACCCCTTCTTACACAAATACAAGAGACAAAGCTAATAATAACAGAGCAAGACATCACAAGATACCTACAAGATAATTCATTATACAGTAGCAAACATGAAGATACACTTGTATAACATAAGCAATAAATTATTATCATTTATGCCTTGGGATCCCTCCATCTTTGAAGTGGAGACCACGTAGAATCTTCCTCATGCATTTATAAGCCTTCAAAATTATTACCCAAGAAACACATGGAAAAAGTTCAAAAGGTCTTACTTCTGATTTTCTTGCTTTATCAGCAGGAGTATCAGTCCACCCCGAGCGATCCCCTTTTGCTTGTGGAGTCTTACGCAAAAACTGACGAGCACTCAGACCACagaaatttggtttgtcttcaggTAATTCTGTCATCCATGATTCACGTACTAGGGTTTTATTGTCCTGTTGAACATTGTAGGTGAGGTAATATCTTAATAACATTTTTATGAAGAATTGCACTTACTTTGTATTAATACACACAAATATATCTTCAGTATATTCATATTAGCCAATTATACCAACAATTAATATTAAGTAGCTACAATTACACATTAGCAACATACTATATTTTTTCCTTCCAGTCTGTCTTTCATTCTCTGTGCCCTGAGTTCAAATTGTCTGACTCTGTATTCTTCCTCATTAAATTCCTCAGTGGGTGGCACTGGCCCTATCACAGATCCATCATTGTTGTCTTCACTGTCACTGTTTTCTTCCTTATCATTCTCTCTATAAGGCACTTTAGGAGGAACAAAACCTTTGGGAAGTGTTGGCCCCACAATGCGTCTGTTGTCCTGTGCTGAACGTTTTTCTTGGTTTTTATTTAACAAATGTGGAGGTAAAGCTGGTCCGTACAtatcatcttcatcatcatcatcatcatcagactCGGAGTCTTGTTTCTGTGTCAGATCATGTTTTACTGCTTTGTTGGGAGAATGATCACTTATTCTTTGTAGGTTCTGTTTCTGAAGATTTGGTGATAATCTTTTCTCATTTAGACTAGCACTTTGGTTGTTGCTGCCCACTCCTATTTTACCTAATAAATGTGGAGGTAAAGCGGGCAGGAAACTATCTTCATCCATACTTTCATCATTTGATTGGGATTTTACCTCGGCTGTAAGTAATTTTTAATTAACATAGAGTAATAtaaaattaaattcacaattcAATGTAAGTCTAGTTTATATAACtggcattttttttaaattaaatctagTCCATTCCCTAAAGGTTTTCACAAGTTTACTGAATTTAGTcagaaataaataaatgaatatctGCTAATTAAATGCACATACCATTTGCATTTGTGTTAATTGCAACTGTTTTTCATTATGACTAGATCTACGATTTACATTTACTCAAACAAAAACACAAGCTGTTCCTTTAAGTAGCATGCTGTTTACCATGAATACATTCCCACATGAACTTAAGGTCTACTCTAGCTGCTGCTGAAATTACAAATGTCAA belongs to Procambarus clarkii isolate CNS0578487 chromosome 74, FALCON_Pclarkii_2.0, whole genome shotgun sequence and includes:
- the LOC123767398 gene encoding GPALPP motifs-containing protein 1; its protein translation is MSASDSDSETYGPPLRPSMKTGSVEKNRAEVKSQSNDESMDEDSFLPALPPHLLGKIGVGSNNQSASLNEKRLSPNLQKQNLQRISDHSPNKAVKHDLTQKQDSESDDDDDDEDDMYGPALPPHLLNKNQEKRSAQDNRRIVGPTLPKGFVPPKVPYRENDKEENSDSEDNNDGSVIGPVPPTEEFNEEEYRVRQFELRAQRMKDRLEGKNIDNKTLVRESWMTELPEDKPNFCGLSARQFLRKTPQAKGDRSGWTDTPADKARKSEMGVEGQQELTPELIASSKRDIELSEKVNEYNKSKRAKPLIDLHQKKMKETQDASGPKERRPFSRDDDLHVNKFDDAQKSNILKKARKLNDRFSSGDRKFL